Below is a genomic region from Choristoneura fumiferana chromosome 30, NRCan_CFum_1, whole genome shotgun sequence.
CGGCCAGAGATGATTTAGTATATCTCCAGTGGTTCAGTATATCTCCCCGTGTAGAAAGGCAAACAAAAGACTACTCTAGTAACTTAGGTTTTGCCCTGTcgctcgctagatggcgctatagTCACCACATTCGATACGAACCCGGAGCACACGGCCCGAGACGATTCAGTATTTGGTCTGTGATACTCACTCAAAGCGCATCCCGCAGACTCTGCACTCGCGCAGCCGTCCGTGCGGGCCGTGCGTGAAGTGCGCGTACATCTCGCCGCGCGTGTAGGTGCGCGCGCCGCACAGCTTGCACACGAACTGCACGAAGTGGCTGCGGATGTGGTACGCCAGCTTAGACTTCTCCCCGAATCTGAAGCCGCACACGTCGCACTCGTATTTGCCTAGACGCTGTTGAAAAACGAACTATTGACTGAGTGAAACATGTATACCCAGACGACATTGCCTATAGGCAGGGCGGGATTTACCATTAGGAAGAGTAGGCATCTGCATAGGGACCCTGCAGCGGCTGGAGGCCCCGCTGCAGAGAAAAAATTAGAAATGTTTCACGTGAAAATTTAATTGGATTTGTATCTTCAGTGTCTACTCTacagttataaaacttgaaaagAGCTGATCTTCAAACGGCTAAAAAGGGGCCCCGAGTACTGCATTCTCCCAAGGCCCCGAAATGATTAACCCCTCGTATTTTAGGCGCTGATCAGTGCCAAATTTAATTGtatcttttagtattttttttaaatcagcagaatttgtgcttattaaaacagatgagactagaattcagtactttttttagttcccgcatgCGAGGGGTTAATCCGGCCCTGCGTATAGTTGAAGAAACTTATACAATTTCCCTCTTGAatgtaccatcaaccaaatatgtggtctacaaccctaaagttgataatcgtttgcatgtcataaaacaataatgccaatagacgtgtctctGTCAATTAGAAAGTTCGACTTAGCgacatatttaattttgcacgaatatatatattatgtaaactatgccgacaaaatggtacaataaaaagttcaaaaattttttttttagaatacctcccatagtcgtaaccttgtagtgtagggtatcgttggatagatcttttaaaaccattagggggttgattcagtgattggtttgcaaaatattcaactttaaagtgcaaattttcattaaaatcgagtgtggGGGACACGCCCCctcctctctaaaatctaaacaggtgggtggaattttttttaaaaattcaggatagtagtacctatatcaaacttacaaggaaactttaacggttaagttttcttgagaaatattagtagtttaagagtaaatagcatcctaaggtataaaatatacctaaacttggaatattccgtaccaaatacgaaatccttaaaaaaatattacttaattttttcgtaatcgctacagaaccctatttcgggcgtgtccgacacgctcttggccggttttaaataaatgctttCATCCATTCGATACTAGGTGGCGCTACGATAGCCACAAagttatacttatatataatgGTCAACAGATGGCGTTACCTTCGCGTGGCGCACCTCCAGATGGCGGTCGTAGTACTTCTTGGTCGCGAACCCGGAGTAGCAGCGCTCGCACTGGAACCGCTTCTGGTTCCGTGACGCTCTCTTTTGCTGCAGCCATTCTTGTACTCCATTGTAGTCCAGTTTTACCTTAAAGAGTAAAGTTTTGACCTTGACGCTGACAAAAttgttcaatgagggctatcgttttttgtctcactagatggcgcactgttgcgtgaggtttttaagtgtggctttcagagtctgttattacgggcgttaaaacaaagtttagattaaaatcatatttaaaacaccttaaaaccgtaccataaaaatatccagcaaccacagtgttgcttagtcccgttttgttcggaaaaaaagggaggacaaaagtttccaaaagacaaaactgtctcaaaacacagacattcattgccccgtaacgcataattgccataattaatttcaggtaatgcaaaatattcacaaaaaaaatctaattataaataaacccgcgtagctcacccaaaaactatgagatttgacatttcggagacctcacgctacactagtgcctctagcggcgaattcatttgCGATAACCCGCATTGGACAGaagcttattaaaaaataataataagtttttgttcaaatttGCTTGccatactttttgttgactgtacttgcattgtcatccaacttgcATAACCAAATTAAAAGTCAATTCTAAAACTGGAAGTGGGTAAATTCGACATCAAGATTTGTTGTAGATTTTAGTAGATTTGTCAATATTTATATGAGAAAAAGTAGGGGTTGGCTGTGCCTGTTTTTTCAGAACCCTAGGTAGACTAATAATAGTGATAGTACAGCTCAAGTGTGCTCAGTGACAAAAGAAACCaatacccagcagtgggaagaaTTTAAGGCCTTCCTTTGTTACCCCAAGGCCTCCACACCTCTAAATCCGACCCTGGGCtgaatgataataaaataaatttacataataatttagTCAACTTATACCTTATCATACAGTTTCCGTTTATCCGGAATGTCTCCCAAAATAATAGTCCTGTATTTCTGTTTCAAAACACCTCTCTTCTTCCTAACTTTCTTAACAATTATCTCGCTTTTCTTCTCAAGTATATCAAGCGAAACAAGTGGTTCATCCAATTCAACTTTAATATCTTTTTCATCTTTAAATTCCAAATCACTTATCAGTCCTATGTCGTCTATTCCATCATCAAAATGTGTGTCGTCTTCGTTCTTAACTATTTCTACTTGTATTGTATCAAGTTTTAATTTAGAAGTAACAGATGGTTTGACGTCTTTCGGTTCAATGATTGAAACTAGGTTTATACCTTCAGGGTCTTCATGTTTTATGCTGATATCAAATTCCATTGGTATTGTGTGTTTGATTTCATCATTTACAATTAAATTGTAATCATTTACTTTAGTTGTAGGAGATAGAGTAGATAAAGAGTTGTATTGTGCctgtgaaacaaaaaaaaacatgaatagaAATTGACATAAGCtattgagcaaaaaaaaaattaaagaaataaaaatggtaaaaacagaaatttttaattagataatttgtattttgtgaCAGACAACTAACCATATGTTCATATGGATAACTAACTATattcattacttttaaaaatgctTGTGCCTCAAAATCAACAATTTCTTTGAGTGAACTCTATGTGCATTAttttaaggttcaattttgttgacaaattGATTTGAGGtatgagatttttttcaaagtagagaCGATATCTACCTTTGTGGTTTATGTATGTGtacatacattacttacatGATTCCTGTAGTCAGTATAGTATTTTGTAAGAACAAAAGTTTCTAAAAGCAAAGTGGCATAAACTCACTGTTTTACATCACTTTAgtggagtatttttttttaaatctcattgCTCTTGAAGTATCAACTTCTAATTCTATTAAATTATTGGCTtctattagttaaaaaaaatacatatattaaaaataataaatatattaaaaaataagtttcagaAATCCAGCCCAACACCAACATGCTAAAAGTAATCATTCTTGCACCTTACCACATTGGAATAGGGTCAGATATTGCCTGAAATActacataaattatttacaatgttaattataatataaggtAGCATGAATTCTTACCAAACAACTATTATGTAAAAGTTTCTGAGCCTCAGTAATTTTTAATcgaaatgaataaatattatccAACATTTTGTGACATTCCCAGCACAGCTTCCTTTGCTTGTcctagagaaaaaaaaaacaaatcaggATGACCATGACagcttagtaaaaaaaatgcttaggcATCAGTATTCAAATGAATCaaacgataaaaaaaagttcttcGTGTTGATTGCACTTTATCACTTATTTTACGTGGAATGAGTACCTACTCGTTCACTtactatattgtttattttcgtCAATAATAGCGACTGGTACAGCTTGGCATGTTTTCCAATCGGCACTAATCTTCTTTCGTAAGTCAAGCAACCCTGACAAACAGCTAACGGGAACATTATTAATAgattattcaataaaatacaaatattcgatGAGGTGAACTGATTCGTGGTTGCTCCCCGTCACTAAGTCCGAGCGTTATCAAATGTCATTGATGTGCTACCAAATAAACTCAGAAGATAGTCGTTTCTGATTTGGTTGAACATCTATAATGCAAATGTtgtttaattatataataacaattccaaaaaagaaatataaataaagttttgatTGACTTATGTATCTTCGTTGCATAGACttagttacaaataaataaaaacaaaaacatgtttctAAATGATGGAACAAATCGAGAACTCATAGTTACCGCGGCTACAGATGTGCGTTTCGTGTCACTTAAACAACGTGTCGTATGTTACCTTATCTGTAGCACTTATATCTGTCAGTAGGTACCACGACAAAAACCTTTCGTATGCCGTGTGACTGGctactcgaacttcgtatgttgccatcccgctgacgcttatactatttaatacgagatcgagagggacggtacaatacgaactttgagtttagaggttcgtagtagcccagcattATCGAAGTATTACAACTTATCTGCATTTTTGAAATATGTACACCCGCacaccgaaaatacaaactgagacatggatgcacagaaaaaccagataaagagaccagcactgggaatcgaacccaggtcctcagcaattcgtgctgcgtgctataacccctacaccactgctggacatgaaTCTACacaaatttttcctatgcatgcATATTTTagctcaggttgcttatttctgctatgctacttaagcagcagcactagcgacatttatgtttcgtcgacagacgtcacattctttcggaactaacataagtactaaatttggagttgaaataaaaaaatacaaaaagactccaacaAACCAATACGTACACTCGCACAAAAATTTTCACTTGTGGTAGgtatatgaaatttattattttttaaatttgttcttATTGAAAAATAGATCCACCACCAGATAAACTattgtagttttaattaaaaaatatctgttctaaccacttgtttttttatttttggactCTGATGATTCATGATCTTCCTTTCTTGTTTGACCCCTGATTTTAATTGTGCTATctatattatataaaacaagCCCTGAGAAATTGTGATTGTGTGAAgctattaattatttacatactaCATATCCACGCCTAACGATAactcgttttattttattaacagatTTAAGTATGTTATTAGGCATCGACAATAAAATCattaatcataaataaaaataatgtttttgtaaCGTTACCGATAATTTGCTtcctaatcaaaataaataaataaccttaGAACTGCAggggtactacgaaactcgagattcgaagttcgtgtcgtgtggtccctctgacacttgtactatttaatttgcTACGACGTAAGTCACATGTAAAAAACCAAAATGATGCCTACATGTGAAATTTTATGTGCTCCACCTTTAATAGATGGCGGTGTTGTCAATTCTGTTATCTGACAGTCCTATTTCACATATTCAATTAAATGTGTTTTGTCTGTGGTTTTCTCCTATTCTGTGGTAAATAATGTGATATGGCGTCCTCTTCCTATTGCTGTTCTGGGcctatttattcatattttgtgTTGATACAATAAAATCCAAACTGACAAATGCCCGTAATCAGCGCAATTGAATCACGTAGTTGATTTTTGGTGTAACGGCTACGCGTTTACCATGAACGTGCAAGTGCAAGAGGTGCAAGTGTTAAATCAAAATCAAGTTAGACCAGACCAATCAATCTTACAAAATGCCTTGGTGCAGTTACAAACACCTCAAGAGCAGCAGCAACAACAGCAACAGCAAATGCCGACGCAAATGTTGACCACCATTTCCGTGGAAGTGGCTGTTGACGAGACCAAGAAAACTAAGGCGGATAAAAAGAAAAAGGAAGCTATTGATGGGCAAGC
It encodes:
- the LOC141444882 gene encoding zinc finger Y-chromosomal protein-like isoform X2, translating into MFPLAVCQGCLTYERRLVPIGKHAKLYQSLLLTKINNIDKQRKLCWECHKMLDNIYSFRLKITEAQKLLHNSCLAQYNSLSTLSPTTKVNDYNLIVNDEIKHTIPMEFDISIKHEDPEGINLVSIIEPKDVKPSVTSKLKLDTIQVEIVKNEDDTHFDDGIDDIGLISDLEFKDEKDIKVELDEPLVSLDILEKKSEIIVKKVRKKRGVLKQKYRTIILGDIPDKRKLYDKVKLDYNGVQEWLQQKRASRNQKRFQCERCYSGFATKKYYDRHLEVRHAKRLGKYECDVCGFRFGEKSKLAYHIRSHFVQFVCKLCGARTYTRGEMYAHFTHGPHGRLRECRVCGMRFECPNRREFFDHYRELHEKHVCDHCGKNYLKKKTLISHIAKLHTIYNCNICNVTYSTRDSYKRHQKEKHEVDMSEQNYCVECNMQFMNSATYNIHIRSSVKHRPTRAYPCPDCGKVYTKNISMRNHYKLVHLKKSDYHCAICDTYYLTGHRLRYHQKYFHDKLPKPKNKLCKYCGKGFNNNRILDNHVRTHTGERPFGCEFCSAAFTQKQSLTAHLRSAHK
- the LOC141444882 gene encoding zinc finger Y-chromosomal protein-like isoform X1, which gives rise to MFPLAVCQGCLTYERRLVPIGKHAKLYQSLLLTKINNIDKQRKLCWECHKMLDNIYSFRLKITEAQKLLHNSCLAQYNSLSTLSPTTKVNDYNLIVNDEIKHTIPMEFDISIKHEDPEGINLVSIIEPKDVKPSVTSKLKLDTIQVEIVKNEDDTHFDDGIDDIGLISDLEFKDEKDIKVELDEPLVSLDILEKKSEIIVKKVRKKRGVLKQKYRTIILGDIPDKRKLYDKVKLDYNGVQEWLQQKRASRNQKRFQCERCYSGFATKKYYDRHLEVRHAKFVFQQRLGKYECDVCGFRFGEKSKLAYHIRSHFVQFVCKLCGARTYTRGEMYAHFTHGPHGRLRECRVCGMRFECPNRREFFDHYRELHEKHVCDHCGKNYLKKKTLISHIAKLHTIYNCNICNVTYSTRDSYKRHQKEKHEVDMSEQNYCVECNMQFMNSATYNIHIRSSVKHRPTRAYPCPDCGKVYTKNISMRNHYKLVHLKKSDYHCAICDTYYLTGHRLRYHQKYFHDKLPKPKNKLCKYCGKGFNNNRILDNHVRTHTGERPFGCEFCSAAFTQKQSLTAHLRSAHK
- the LOC141444882 gene encoding uncharacterized protein isoform X3 is translated as MFPLAVCQGCLTYERRLVPIGKHAKLYQSLLLTKINNIDKQRKLCWECHKMLDNIYSFRLKITEAQKLLHNSCLAQYNSLSTLSPTTKVNDYNLIVNDEIKHTIPMEFDISIKHEDPEGINLVSIIEPKDVKPSVTSKLKLDTIQVEIVKNEDDTHFDDGIDDIGLISDLEFKDEKDIKVELDEPLVSLDILEKKSEIIVKKVRKKRGVLKQKYRTIILGDIPDKRKLYDKVKLDYNGVQEWLQQKRASRNQKRFQCERCYSGFATKKYYDRHLEVRHAKFVFQQRLGKYECDVCGFRFGEKSKLAYHIRSHFVQFVCKLCGARTYTRGEMYAHFTHGPHGRLRECRVCGMRFECPNRREFFDHYRELHEKHVCDHCGKNYLKKKTLISHIAKLHTIYNCNICNVTYSTRDSYKRHQKEKHEVDMSEQNYCVECNMQFMNSATYNIHIRSSVKHRPTRAYPCPDCGKVYTKNISMRNHYKLVHLKKSDYHCAICDTVRSLHFNRGII
- the LOC141444891 gene encoding uncharacterized protein isoform X2, producing MNVQVQEVQVLNQNQVRPDQSILQNALVQLQTPQEQQQQQQQQMPTQMLTTISVEVAVDETKKTKADKKKKEAIDGQAREIIFKSLRWLAWLHEAGAGAGNIVCKRRAQLALLVLLFNRRLPAQCKRRLA